One Salvia miltiorrhiza cultivar Shanhuang (shh) chromosome 6, IMPLAD_Smil_shh, whole genome shotgun sequence genomic window, caaaaaataaaGAACGAAACTTTGACAAAGAAAAGGGTGGAGATGAGGCAACCCTAAATTCTACCAAATCAAGAACCCTAAATCAAactttgagaaagaaaaaattcCAGATCTGCAACCCCATCAAAAAATCAGCGATTTCATCATCTCCTTCACCAGATCTGGGGATCCCGATGTGCGAGGCGGATGGCGGTGGTGGAGACCGAAGACGCGGTGGAGAAGGTGGAGGGTAGAGGCGGTGGAGGCGGTACACGGGATGGAGGGTGGAGACGGAGGACGCGATGGAGGGTGGAGACGGTAGCACGCGGTGGAGACGGCGGCGAAGGTAGAAGAAGACCGCGTTGAGAAGACGGTGGAGAAGAGGCGATTTGTTAGAGGTTCCGAGATCTGGAGGGGAGAAGACCGCCATGGCCGGGAGAGGGGAGAAGGAGAGCGGCGGAGGCGGTGGAAATGGCAGCGGCGCTCATcgttgagagagagaatggaaaaGGCGGAAGAGAGGAGAAGGAGAGGGGAGAAGGAAAAGTGGCCGAGTGAATTGTGAGAATTTTTAGAGTTTTAATTAGGGGTAGGGCTGTCTAAATGGTTATCGGATTTTGGATAATCCATTAACCGAACCAaaattttcgggttcgggtatccaataaccgaaattttcggttattggatcggtttcggttatcggttaacccgaatAACCGAatgggttaaccgaataaccgaatttataattactactatatataaatttttaattataattttctaagtataaccaatttaaaattaataaaatctaaACTCACTCCCTAAGTTTTCAGatctaaaattaataaaatctaaACTCACGTCGTAATCTAATTTGCCTAAAATCTAAAAAGCCCTAAGTTTCCAAATCTAAACTCACGCACACAGTAAGTTCGTCCCTTCGCCGCGTGGCCTGCATCCCGCCGCCTCCAGCTCCGGTCGCCGCTCGCCAGACCCCGCCAACCCAGATGCCGGTCGCCGCTCGCCGTCCGTGCAGCTGCAAGGTGTTGTCCCCAGCAGCATAGCGCGCTGTCCCCAACAACAtagcaacaacagcagcaactaCTCTCCGTCGGTCCGCCGCACCGCGCCGCCTCCATCATCGATAACTCCATCTTTtctcacattctctctccttgCCTGCTCCGATGCCATTCTTCTATCTTTAGAGTCTGTGCTTGAAATCATGTTGGCAACAAGGTTTGAAATTTGGCTGTTGAAATATGAAGATTCGTCTCTGAGGTCGCAAATTTTCGCAATGAAGAAATCTTTTTTGTTTTCGCAATGAAATTTGGCATGGAATTTGGCTGTTGAAATTTGGCTTGAAATCACGTTCGCAACCAGAGAATATTTCTTGTTTTCGCAATGAagaaaacttttttttttcttcttcggGTTTTTTGGGTTAATCGAAAACcgaatcggttaaccgattcggttattggataaccGAATATCTAaaacggttcgggttcggttattGATTTTTGGcaattttcgggttcgggtaaccgaaaatttcggttcggttacccgaaccgaACCGTTTAGACAGCCCTAAATTTAGGGGTGTATATCACCTTTAATTAAGTAGttacaattttaattagagccctaattatttctaattttagactgggcctattggagtgggacgtcccaaaaaggaaagcgagcctattgggctgggacggagggagtattatctgGAAATGTTTACTTCTCATAGCCACCATTTTATCAACACCCCCATGTATTGGAAATGTTTACAATAGAGAAAAACACATCGTGCATAAGATTGGAAGAAGTTTTATAATATACTGAAATCGATTAAATAATATTCCGAGCAACCAATCTTCACCATTATCTGATTGTTGACGAGGGTTCTCATTCTAGTTGAAAGCCTACGAAAAAACTCAAGCAGCGCCCACAATAATATTGTTGATCGGAATGAAAATTAACTTGACGAAGAAACCAACAAATCTCATCACGACGAGCCCGATGGCATTCCGAGTGGCTACCTTCGTGAACTCTTTGCGATCAGGCTTGTGGTATCGCTTGACGAGACGAACGCTAGCTGTCCTTTTGCGAAATCTTTGAGTGGATCGAAAACTGAATCTAGAGCATCCATTTACCGGTTCAATTGGATTTCTTTATTTCTTGGCCTAGATCTGAAATTGATGCGAATTGGGGCACGAAGTGGGGGTTTTATCATCTGTAGATTCacatcattttttatttgtatgtaTGGCGCAAAATATCATTGCCAGCAATGCTTTTGGGAGAAATAGTGGGAGAAATCCTACAAACAAGCCAGTTTGCAAGAAATGGTGTACAAGTCCTTCGGCGATCCAGGACTCCTTCGAGCTGGCGGCAGAGACTATGTTCGGCGATCGAGTTAAATCGGACGGCGGCGTGGACATCGATTGACAGATAATTTTCTCGGCAAAGTAGAAGTCGACGTGGAATCAGGGGCTcgaggtggtggtggcggcacCAATTGAGGATGATGGAGCGGTGGGCAGGATTAAGATGAACGGCAGAGAAATCATGGGTTGCGGCTCCGTGAGAAAGGGGTTGAAGAAGTTATAATTTTGCTAGCTTTTTAATTAATGGCTATAAGGGtgaaatagtttttttttttttaatattttaataaatcaaAGGCTGTAAAGAGCAAATTCTGGGCTATGAATATAATCACCCATGTTTTATTCCGTTAATGGGCCTAATATATTAATTTGGGTAAAAAGCCCAGCCCATCACCATTCCCAAAGCCCTGATAATTTGaactacaaaaataaattatcccGCTCACACCTCATTTCAAACAACCTCACTCTaacggctctctctctctctctctaaagtctaTACCAGACGCGCTccaaatcaaaattccaaagACAATTTTTGAGATACGAAATGGCGACAAATATTGGGATGATGGACTCCGCATACTTCGTCGGCAGATCGGAGATCCTCTCGTGGATCAATTCTACTCTCCATCTCAATCTCTCCAAAGTTGAAGAGGTACCTATCTCATCCGACGGCCATTCCTTATTGTAtgaatcaattttatttatcgCGCGACCTGTATCTTCAGGCTTGCACCGGCGCCGTCCATTGCCAGCTGATGGATGCGGTTCACCCAGGGATGGTTCCGATGCACAAAGTCAATTTCGACGCCAAGAGTGAGTATGAGATGATCCAGAACTACAAGGTCCTTCAAGATGTTTTCAACAAGCTCAAGGTCACCAAGgttagggttttattttttttttgttcttttttttcttcaagtTTCGTTGCGAGGAGGAATGATGTATGctgtttcttctttttatttttgtgttacGTGCAGCACATAGAGGTGAACAAATTAATCAAAGGAAGGCCGCTGGATAATTTGGAATTTATGCAGTGGATGAAGCGTTACTGTGATTGTGCTAATGGAGGACAAATGAATAAGTAAATTATGCGCTCTAAGCTTTTAATCACATTATCCTGTATGCTTAATAATGAAAACGCCTCTTTCATCTGTCATGGATTGGTGCCTGTCTGTTAATTTTATAAGAAGgatatgtatttaattttgtcTATTAATTGAGTAATGAGAAGGATATATTGGATTATTCATATGCATATTTTTTATGTGTTCATATAGAATGTCAACATTTACCTGATCTAGTATTCAACTTTGACATGGCTTACCTATCGCTCAAATTGACTTGTAAAATCAATAAGTTTGTTTAGGATGAATTCGGCGCcgataaaatataaatcatattgatgtatgttttttatttatttaattttttaactatGGAACAATAGTTTTGGTCATTGGTTTACTTATTTGCACTTTTCCCTGCATACCTTGTGTTGGGGCATTATTGGATTGGATAGTGCTTAATGGATAAAGTGTTAATTAAAATGCTAAACTCTTTTACTTGTGATGGGGCATTATTGGATTGGATAGTGCTTAATGGATAAAGTGTTAATTAAAATGCTAAACTCTTTTACTTGTGATGGGGCATTATTGGGTTGTATAGTGCTTAATGGATAAAGTGTTAATTAAAATGCTAAACTCTTTTACTATTGTAGCTGGTTCAAAAGAACCCAAAATGTTGCTTTCATGCTTATACATTGAGATCTTCATGGATACACATGTGCTACAATAATATTGTGAAGCTAAGAAAACAACATTGAAGATTTGTATAGCAGTATATTCATTTATGCTAGTGAGTTaagaattttcttttctttcttcctttgatcataatatttttttgggtgATGTTAGTTACAATGCCTTGGAAAGAAGGGAGGCATGCAAGGGTGGTAAAGAGCTGAGCAAGAAATCTGCAGCATCACAACCTTCAACTAAGAGTTCAGCCTCTGTacccaaacaaggaacctctcATAATGGTAGAAGGGCTGATGCTGCTCATGCCAATGCAGCAAATCAATCTGTTAAGGCAGTTAGACCTTCTTCAAGCGGTGGACGATCTGGCTGCTCCGATGCAGAACGCACCATGTTTGAGCAACAGGTTACAAATTATTATCTCCTAATGAAAGTATTCAAATAAAGCTTATGAAACATTTGAAGGCTTGATTACTTTTGTCTGTCTGCAGATTACTGAGTTGAAGCTATCAATTGATAGTTTAGAGAAGGAGAGAGACTTCTACTTTGCCAAACTGAGAGATATTGAGATCTTGTGCCAGACACCTGATATTGAAAAACTACCTGTACCGCTTCAATACAATTCTTGTTTTTATCAAGTCCTTATGCATGAATGAATGCTCATTCATTCTAGTATCATCCATTGCAGGTGGTTGGAGCGATGAAGAGAATCTTGTATGCTGCGGAAGATGATGCATCAGTTGTTGCAGAAGCTCAAGCTATGATGTCGGAGCAGGAGCAGGGAGTCGAGCTCTCGTTGTCGACGGATGAGGGGAGGCGTAATAGTGACTCTCAAAAGAGGAAAAGCATCATCAATGTTGATGTTGATGCTGCTGCTAGCAACACATTGTCTCCGAGGCAGAGGTTGTCTGAAATCTCAGATGTCCACTGCAGTGGATCTCCTCTAGTCACTTATTGATCAAAATCTTTGATCAATCACTATCACAATTTATAATATC contains:
- the LOC130990953 gene encoding microtubule-associated protein RP/EB family member 1C; translated protein: MATNIGMMDSAYFVGRSEILSWINSTLHLNLSKVEEACTGAVHCQLMDAVHPGMVPMHKVNFDAKSEYEMIQNYKVLQDVFNKLKVTKHIEVNKLIKGRPLDNLEFMQWMKRYCDCANGGQMNNYNALERREACKGGKELSKKSAASQPSTKSSASVPKQGTSHNGRRADAAHANAANQSVKAVRPSSSGGRSGCSDAERTMFEQQITELKLSIDSLEKERDFYFAKLRDIEILCQTPDIEKLPVVGAMKRILYAAEDDASVVAEAQAMMSEQEQGVELSLSTDEGRRNSDSQKRKSIINVDVDAAASNTLSPRQRLSEISDVHCSGSPLVTY